The Nitrososphaerota archaeon genome has a segment encoding these proteins:
- the serS gene encoding serine--tRNA ligase yields MIDIKLLREHPEQVRDMLSKRNIEFPLGDLIRLDGERRSLITKTQTLKTQRNKISIEIANSKKSGHNTDVHIAKMKEVSDEIAIADDRTNQLEQEIKVLMMKLPNLIDKSVPIAKDETLNIEIRKWGKTSFSFKVKDHIEIGEKLGLIDTERAAKISGARFYFLNKDLVRLNYAVISFALDFIAKRGHTLVQPPYMLNRESMSGAVILSDFEDVIYKVEGDDLYLIGTSEHAIAAMHAGMIFTSTDLPSRYAAISPCFRREAGAHGRDTKGIFRVHQFEKVEQFVFSKPEESWAEHERLLKNAEEFNQALEIPYRVVLLSSSDMGKVAAKTYDIEAWFPGQNKYREIVSCSNCTDYQARRFGIKFRYKPHEESILCHTLNSTLVATERTLIAIMENYQRPDGSLLIPKVLHKYMDGQEVIPSLNI; encoded by the coding sequence TTGATAGATATCAAGCTACTTAGAGAGCATCCAGAACAAGTTAGAGACATGCTCAGCAAGCGGAACATAGAGTTTCCTCTAGGCGATCTTATTCGGTTAGACGGAGAAAGAAGGTCTCTGATAACAAAAACTCAAACACTAAAGACTCAGAGGAATAAGATCTCCATAGAAATTGCAAATTCCAAAAAATCTGGGCATAACACGGACGTTCACATTGCAAAGATGAAGGAAGTTTCCGATGAAATTGCGATAGCCGATGACAGAACTAACCAACTCGAGCAAGAAATCAAGGTTCTTATGATGAAACTCCCTAACTTGATTGACAAATCAGTACCGATAGCAAAGGACGAAACTCTTAACATCGAGATAAGAAAATGGGGTAAAACATCATTTAGCTTCAAAGTCAAAGACCACATAGAGATTGGAGAGAAACTTGGACTGATCGACACTGAGAGGGCTGCAAAGATTTCTGGTGCTAGGTTCTACTTCCTTAACAAAGATCTTGTAAGACTGAATTATGCTGTAATTTCTTTTGCTCTGGACTTTATTGCCAAGCGGGGTCATACACTAGTCCAGCCTCCGTATATGCTGAACAGGGAATCAATGAGTGGAGCAGTGATCCTCTCGGATTTTGAGGACGTTATCTACAAAGTGGAAGGGGATGATTTGTATCTCATCGGAACTTCCGAGCATGCAATTGCGGCAATGCACGCTGGGATGATATTCACATCAACAGACTTACCTTCGCGATATGCAGCGATCAGCCCCTGTTTTAGAAGGGAAGCCGGTGCTCATGGAAGAGATACTAAAGGAATATTCCGAGTACATCAGTTTGAAAAAGTAGAGCAGTTTGTCTTCAGTAAACCAGAAGAGTCATGGGCTGAACATGAAAGGTTGCTAAAAAATGCGGAAGAATTCAATCAGGCTTTGGAGATTCCTTACAGGGTAGTCCTACTTTCTTCGAGTGATATGGGCAAGGTAGCTGCCAAAACATATGACATAGAAGCATGGTTCCCAGGCCAGAACAAGTACAGAGAGATAGTTTCCTGCAGTAATTGCACTGACTATCAGGCAAGAAGGTTTGGGATAAAGTTCAGGTACAAACCTCACGAAGAAAGCATTTTATGCCATACATTGAATAGCACCTTAGTCGCTACAGAAAGAACGCTAATCGCAATAATGGAAAACTACCAGCGGCCAGATGGTTCCCTCTTGATTCCAAAAGTATTACACAAGTACATGGACGGACAGGAAGTCATTCCTTCACTAAATATCTAG
- a CDS encoding ABC transporter ATP-binding protein — MVQGLKKVYRGNGLSVEALRGVSFEIGQGEFAIIAGPSGCGKSTLLNLIGLLDTPTAGRVIIDDIDTNKLSEKQRTELRNRKIGFVFQFFNLIPELTVIENVMLPMLIRGIQSDRAKRESASLLKMVGLADKLYAGATQLSGGQMQRVAVARGLSNQPAILLADEPTGNLDSKNAQEIFNLMYELNEKNEQTFVLVTHAPELVGEAHKTIRIKDGLIERIEMNNGSSKKSIPKD; from the coding sequence ATAGTGCAAGGGCTTAAGAAGGTCTACAGAGGCAATGGTCTTTCTGTTGAAGCATTGAGGGGAGTTAGTTTCGAGATAGGTCAAGGAGAATTTGCTATAATTGCGGGGCCATCTGGGTGCGGAAAATCAACTTTGCTAAACCTGATAGGGCTTCTCGATACGCCGACTGCTGGCCGTGTCATAATTGATGATATAGACACAAATAAGTTGTCAGAAAAGCAGCGTACGGAGCTCCGAAACAGGAAGATTGGCTTTGTCTTTCAGTTCTTCAACCTAATCCCCGAGCTGACGGTTATAGAAAATGTCATGTTACCCATGCTTATAAGAGGGATTCAATCGGACAGAGCCAAGAGAGAATCTGCCAGTCTTCTGAAGATGGTTGGCTTGGCGGATAAGTTGTACGCTGGGGCTACTCAACTTTCTGGTGGTCAGATGCAGAGAGTCGCTGTAGCCAGAGGTTTAAGCAACCAGCCTGCTATATTGCTGGCTGATGAACCTACTGGGAATCTGGATAGCAAAAATGCTCAAGAAATTTTTAACCTAATGTACGAGCTGAATGAGAAGAACGAACAAACATTCGTTTTGGTTACTCATGCACCAGAGCTTGTTGGAGAGGCTCACAAGACTATCAGGATAAAGGATGGTCTTATAGAAAGAATCGAAATGAATAATGGTTCATCGAAAAAATCCATTCCAAAAGACTAG
- a CDS encoding EamA family transporter, with protein sequence MLYGALGFGAFYGFVYYALVSVGAGLASVVLALVPLTTLFLAYFHRQESLGVRGVAGGIISIVGTATIFNEQLTLAIPLLSLLALLGAIFAIAEGSIVLKRFPRANPYSTNAVALITGSFILFALSAVTGEVWVIPSRLNTWIALTYLASLGSIPLFVLYLYVLSRWTASATNYSFVLIPLVTVVVAAWLAGETVTPTFIAGSALVLIGVYVGALTGAHQRK encoded by the coding sequence ATGCTCTATGGAGCCCTAGGATTTGGGGCCTTCTATGGCTTCGTTTACTATGCTTTGGTCAGCGTGGGAGCTGGTTTGGCCTCGGTGGTACTGGCGCTAGTTCCCCTTACCACTCTCTTCCTGGCTTATTTTCACAGACAAGAATCTCTGGGAGTCAGGGGAGTAGCGGGAGGGATTATTTCTATTGTAGGGACGGCTACGATCTTCAATGAACAACTTACCCTAGCCATCCCGCTTCTATCTCTTCTAGCCTTGCTGGGCGCTATCTTCGCGATAGCTGAAGGCAGTATAGTATTGAAGCGTTTTCCTAGAGCTAATCCTTATTCCACTAACGCTGTAGCATTGATTACTGGCTCTTTCATCCTTTTCGCACTTTCGGCAGTGACTGGAGAAGTTTGGGTTATACCTTCAAGACTGAATACATGGATAGCCCTAACCTATCTTGCTAGTCTTGGCTCGATTCCGTTATTTGTCCTCTACCTGTATGTGCTCAGCCGGTGGACAGCTTCAGCGACGAATTATAGTTTTGTACTCATCCCTCTGGTCACGGTAGTGGTAGCAGCGTGGCTCGCTGGCGAAACTGTTACACCTACCTTCATCGCTGGGAGCGCTCTTGTGTTGATAGGAGTCTACGTTGGAGCGCTAACCGGAGCACATCAGAGGAAGTAA
- a CDS encoding GIY-YIG nuclease family protein has product MVRCRTGQLYTGITSNIKRRLEEHNRGIGSKFTQGRRPVKLVYKESCRDRSSATKREIAIKRMTRVDKLLLIANKYS; this is encoded by the coding sequence ATGGTTAGGTGTAGGACGGGACAGCTGTACACTGGCATAACATCAAACATTAAGAGGAGACTTGAAGAGCACAACAGGGGCATCGGCTCAAAGTTTACACAAGGTAGAAGGCCTGTAAAATTAGTTTACAAGGAATCCTGCAGAGACCGTTCCTCAGCAACAAAAAGAGAAATCGCAATAAAGAGGATGACTCGTGTGGACAAGCTCTTGCTGATAGCCAACAAATATAGCTGA
- a CDS encoding ABC transporter permease, producing the protein MPTLNYLFLLSRKFLFKRKGSTLLASMGIAATIFIIMFNSIVFGGALNGVVKDLSDLRFGHIQITNDKGEITNPDYQIISTLAQNPMVLASAPRLTTVSDINFTSLSGVTSRYRVEVVGIDPPLERVASSVFETIIAGSTDVNQHGIILGQNVVEDLGVHIGDFVTIKVVNVFGKPVAKRLMVTGISEHEGFAGFDNSAIIHIREMRKIRSIETRPSTSIIVRLHDEAQAEQVKDWIQARFPKLTVRTIAESGEEVVEGFRQGVEFINLVGYAGTVATAFGIITVLTMMVAGKTRDIGVLRALGIQKRNILLIFILDGAIIGIIGATCGAVLGTATALYFQTTRVALFGGLALHVVFTPEMLYFPVIAGFLIAVLASIYPAWKASTYEPAEAMRYF; encoded by the coding sequence TTGCCCACGCTGAACTACCTTTTCCTTCTCTCTAGGAAGTTCCTGTTCAAGAGGAAAGGCAGTACTTTGCTCGCAAGCATGGGAATAGCGGCTACAATCTTCATCATAATGTTCAACAGCATAGTCTTTGGAGGCGCATTAAACGGGGTCGTCAAAGACCTAAGCGATTTACGATTTGGACATATACAGATAACTAATGACAAGGGAGAAATAACAAACCCGGACTACCAGATCATATCCACACTGGCGCAGAACCCCATGGTTCTTGCATCTGCCCCAAGGCTGACAACAGTTTCGGACATAAATTTCACGAGCCTGTCTGGCGTGACATCAAGATACAGAGTAGAGGTCGTTGGAATTGATCCCCCATTGGAAAGGGTTGCGTCATCAGTCTTCGAAACGATCATTGCAGGCAGTACTGACGTCAACCAGCATGGGATAATCCTTGGTCAGAACGTTGTAGAAGATTTGGGTGTCCATATAGGAGATTTTGTCACTATAAAGGTCGTCAACGTATTTGGTAAGCCTGTTGCAAAGAGGCTCATGGTCACTGGCATTTCAGAACACGAAGGCTTTGCAGGTTTCGACAACTCTGCGATAATTCATATCAGGGAAATGAGAAAGATTAGAAGTATTGAAACAAGGCCCAGCACGTCAATAATCGTTAGGCTCCATGACGAAGCGCAGGCCGAGCAAGTAAAAGACTGGATACAAGCACGTTTCCCTAAACTTACCGTAAGAACCATCGCAGAATCTGGAGAGGAAGTCGTCGAGGGTTTCAGGCAAGGAGTAGAATTCATCAATCTAGTTGGGTACGCTGGGACAGTAGCCACTGCATTCGGAATCATTACCGTTTTGACAATGATGGTCGCCGGCAAGACTAGAGATATTGGGGTATTACGGGCTCTAGGGATACAGAAGAGGAATATACTGCTCATCTTCATACTGGACGGTGCAATAATAGGAATAATTGGTGCTACCTGCGGTGCAGTGTTAGGTACAGCAACTGCCCTTTATTTCCAGACAACTCGAGTTGCCTTGTTCGGGGGCCTCGCACTTCATGTCGTCTTTACGCCAGAGATGTTGTACTTCCCAGTCATTGCAGGGTTTCTTATTGCTGTGCTTGCATCAATATATCCTGCGTGGAAAGCTTCTACTTACGAGCCTGCAGAAGCCATGCGCTACTTCTAG
- a CDS encoding DHH family phosphoesterase, translated as MGDLQVLVQRARELGTIVLQSISDGKSIIIVCNYDADGICAATLLAKAIQNKKGKVVVRVVSEANSDLLQQLKEDNYDLHLFCDVGAGLVSETKSMLGDKFIIIDHHSTSDDELSSRNIFNPFQYGFDGGVDATTTYMAYLLASEIDHSVSENEWFTVVASLADHQDQGENHSLLGLNKASLENVLNNKVASTIDLMFYGTGTKPIYEGIATTMYPYIVGLTGSKDACLATLVSCGIPPKTGDSWRTLADLTADEKKKLVDALLPYLTLSSTAESALSQLIGTVYMLVKEDEHSSLHDAREFGILLDACSRIGQAGVAVAICMGDRDQSLREGEKLLTSYRQVLNKYVRSLLGDDERIIEYSKSILLSGDGMVDECMLSPLATILSSISRFHGRVLIVKTATASGQFKISARKTLGSGELSNLGMIFQEVSKMCNGRGGGTKYSAGAKIPISKLETFVKQVNSKL; from the coding sequence ATGGGAGACTTGCAGGTACTCGTTCAAAGAGCCAGAGAGCTAGGGACTATAGTTCTCCAATCAATTAGCGATGGCAAATCGATAATTATAGTCTGCAATTACGATGCAGATGGTATCTGCGCAGCAACCCTTCTAGCAAAGGCGATACAGAACAAAAAGGGAAAGGTCGTAGTTAGGGTAGTTTCGGAAGCGAACTCTGATCTTCTGCAACAGCTAAAGGAGGATAACTATGATTTACACCTATTCTGCGATGTTGGAGCTGGTTTAGTCAGCGAAACCAAAAGCATGCTCGGAGACAAATTCATCATAATTGACCACCATTCCACCAGCGATGATGAACTCTCATCCAGAAACATCTTCAACCCGTTTCAGTACGGCTTTGATGGAGGAGTAGATGCGACTACGACGTACATGGCGTATCTACTTGCATCTGAAATAGACCACTCTGTGTCTGAAAACGAATGGTTTACCGTAGTCGCATCTTTAGCAGATCATCAAGATCAAGGGGAAAACCATTCGCTGCTTGGCTTGAACAAGGCATCGCTTGAAAACGTGTTGAACAACAAGGTAGCATCAACTATCGATTTGATGTTCTATGGAACAGGAACAAAGCCTATTTACGAAGGAATAGCAACTACAATGTACCCATACATCGTTGGTCTTACTGGGAGCAAAGATGCTTGTTTGGCAACTCTAGTGTCTTGCGGGATACCTCCTAAAACTGGAGATTCATGGAGAACACTCGCTGATCTAACGGCTGATGAAAAGAAAAAACTTGTGGATGCACTACTGCCTTATCTAACACTGTCTTCCACGGCGGAGAGTGCCCTCAGTCAGCTTATAGGAACCGTCTATATGCTCGTAAAAGAGGATGAACATTCTTCTCTGCACGATGCGAGGGAATTCGGAATTTTGCTCGACGCATGTTCAAGAATAGGACAGGCTGGCGTTGCAGTGGCTATATGCATGGGCGACAGGGATCAATCACTGCGCGAAGGAGAGAAACTTCTAACAAGTTATAGGCAGGTTTTAAACAAATATGTAAGGTCTCTTTTAGGCGACGATGAGAGGATCATTGAATATTCCAAATCAATACTTCTGTCTGGGGACGGTATGGTTGACGAATGTATGCTCAGCCCTCTTGCCACAATATTAAGTTCAATATCTAGGTTTCATGGCAGGGTTCTTATAGTAAAGACTGCAACTGCAAGCGGCCAGTTTAAGATTTCAGCTAGGAAGACGCTTGGAAGCGGAGAGCTTTCCAACCTTGGGATGATCTTTCAGGAAGTTTCCAAAATGTGTAATGGAAGAGGAGGGGGCACCAAATACTCTGCTGGAGCCAAGATACCGATATCGAAACTTGAAACGTTTGTCAAGCAGGTCAATTCAAAATTATGA
- a CDS encoding calcium/sodium antiporter, which yields MALEPLFLFFVGLASVIAGAESLVKGASRLAGTLGLPPVVIGLTVVAYGTSTPELTVSIQAALAGRTDIAVGNVVGSNIFNVLFTLGSCALILPLAVSQQIVRRDVPIMVVLSLLLLILSIDEKLDLSDGILLLSLLVAFTILVVRQSRKETTEVREEYAKEFSGGKRNGKYLTMQVLLVIVGLGLLVAGTSWVVDGAVAIAKAVGISELIIGLTIIAAGTSLPEVATSILATLRKERDIAVGNIVGSNIYNILAILGLPSVISANGINVSPALLSFDIPVMITVAIACIPIFFKGTIARWEGAIFLGYYFAYVAYLILEAAGHDALPFFSNIMLGFVIPLTGLTLLVTLFQTTRKNPQRREST from the coding sequence ATGGCGTTGGAACCACTGTTTCTTTTCTTTGTGGGCCTTGCATCTGTCATTGCTGGGGCTGAGTCATTAGTAAAGGGTGCGTCACGCTTGGCTGGTACTTTGGGGCTACCCCCCGTCGTTATCGGCTTGACTGTAGTGGCTTATGGGACAAGCACGCCTGAATTGACAGTGAGTATTCAGGCTGCACTGGCAGGACGTACCGATATTGCAGTGGGAAACGTTGTCGGCAGTAATATCTTCAATGTACTGTTCACACTTGGCTCCTGTGCGTTAATACTGCCACTAGCAGTTTCTCAACAAATCGTTCGCAGGGACGTGCCAATCATGGTCGTGCTATCATTGTTATTGCTTATCCTCTCAATTGATGAAAAGCTAGATCTATCTGACGGCATACTGTTGCTATCCTTGTTAGTCGCATTTACAATCCTTGTTGTTCGCCAAAGCAGAAAAGAAACTACGGAGGTAAGAGAGGAATATGCCAAGGAGTTTAGTGGAGGGAAACGAAATGGAAAGTACCTAACTATGCAGGTTTTGCTAGTTATTGTGGGATTGGGGCTCTTGGTAGCGGGAACCAGCTGGGTGGTTGATGGAGCCGTTGCAATAGCCAAGGCTGTGGGAATCAGCGAGCTTATAATTGGGTTAACAATCATCGCCGCCGGTACTTCACTTCCAGAAGTCGCAACATCTATTCTAGCTACGTTGCGCAAAGAGCGCGATATAGCGGTTGGCAATATCGTAGGAAGTAACATTTACAACATCCTTGCAATACTAGGTCTTCCAAGTGTCATTTCTGCCAACGGTATCAACGTTTCGCCAGCGTTGCTCAGTTTCGACATACCAGTAATGATAACCGTTGCAATTGCATGTATTCCGATCTTCTTTAAAGGCACAATAGCACGCTGGGAAGGCGCGATCTTCTTAGGGTATTATTTTGCATATGTAGCGTACCTAATCTTGGAGGCGGCTGGGCATGATGCATTACCATTCTTTAGCAACATAATGCTAGGTTTTGTAATCCCTTTAACTGGTCTAACGCTCTTGGTTACGTTGTTTCAAACCACTCGAAAGAACCCCCAAAGAAGGGAGTCGACCTAA
- a CDS encoding cation:proton antiporter produces MIVAAIMIAITYRLKQPMLIGYLLAGMIIGPFTPPFSLISSVDTINTLAELGIIMLLFVVGTEFPITKLRAVGRISILTAMLETVGTLLIVFFIAQNLGFPFFDAMFLALALSITSTVVTIRVLEDLGLLKDQSSILLLGISIVEDVIAISILGMLQSVATLTSQASIFTILLSVGIVGAFIGTVLTVGSKFVPKIIDKVAQTNDRALLLILILGFAFGLSFVAKGFGVSVATGAFLAGVLVAESKNAQMARNTVVPLRDMFAAIFFISIGALMDVALIPSFLIPAIVFILTSFSAKFLIVTGVLVKAGYDHTTSLKTGLGMSGAKGELSLAVVKGGADVGAITLPLLPILGAITIITTFITPYIIRLGSKLNTPSTADTES; encoded by the coding sequence ATGATAGTCGCTGCTATCATGATAGCAATTACCTACAGGCTGAAACAGCCTATGCTGATCGGCTATTTGCTTGCAGGTATGATAATCGGGCCATTCACTCCACCTTTCAGTCTTATCAGCAGCGTTGACACGATAAACACGTTAGCTGAGTTGGGCATAATCATGCTTCTGTTTGTTGTAGGAACGGAGTTTCCCATAACGAAACTCAGAGCCGTTGGTAGAATTTCCATCCTAACAGCGATGCTCGAAACTGTAGGAACGCTGCTCATAGTATTTTTCATTGCACAAAACCTCGGCTTTCCATTTTTTGACGCAATGTTTTTGGCCTTGGCATTATCAATAACCAGCACCGTCGTGACAATAAGAGTATTGGAGGACCTTGGACTACTCAAAGATCAATCATCAATACTCCTGCTGGGAATTTCTATAGTTGAGGATGTCATAGCGATCAGCATTCTGGGCATGCTTCAGTCGGTTGCGACACTGACCAGTCAAGCGTCCATCTTTACAATACTGTTGTCAGTAGGTATTGTAGGCGCATTTATTGGGACGGTTCTCACAGTTGGATCTAAATTCGTTCCAAAGATCATCGACAAAGTTGCCCAAACGAATGACCGCGCGCTACTTTTGATCTTGATACTGGGCTTCGCTTTTGGGCTATCTTTCGTTGCTAAAGGCTTTGGTGTCTCCGTGGCTACAGGTGCGTTTTTAGCTGGCGTCTTGGTTGCGGAATCGAAAAACGCTCAGATGGCTAGGAACACTGTTGTCCCGTTAAGAGATATGTTTGCAGCTATATTCTTCATATCGATCGGAGCACTCATGGATGTTGCATTGATCCCATCCTTCCTAATACCAGCGATAGTTTTTATCTTAACATCTTTCTCAGCAAAATTTCTAATTGTAACTGGGGTGCTGGTAAAGGCAGGCTACGATCATACAACATCATTGAAGACAGGTCTCGGTATGTCTGGGGCTAAGGGGGAACTCTCTCTAGCAGTTGTCAAAGGAGGTGCGGATGTCGGAGCGATCACGCTACCTCTGCTACCAATACTGGGTGCCATAACAATCATCACTACTTTTATCACCCCTTATATAATTAGGCTAGGTAGCAAGTTGAATACCCCGTCCACTGCAGATACTGAAAGCTGA
- the dph5 gene encoding diphthine synthase: MLTFIGFGLAGEKGLTKEASEVLEKSDIVYLEAYTSPIPNNVQRTLNAQEASRTFVEDGRKILAEASKLNVVLLCYGDPMVATTHMELRIRAERQNIKTRVIHNASIYSAIAGETGLHSYKFGRTITMTRAAPAKNLYVYHSIYANLLNGLHTLILLEYDKSSNFFFEPSVAIKSLLETEDEQKKLVIPKDCYMIICSRIGQNDQRILANTAENLSRKIFGKPPHAIIVTGELHYTEEEALKVLCKKSKNPIINNSARVRMPAVEMVTKYVAKTKKALQHARLQVEQKGRKFDDLFENVELYTLDAERFLNEGRHDLAILSVGYAEGLLDALNFTNDLKVEW, from the coding sequence ATGCTTACGTTCATAGGATTTGGGCTTGCAGGAGAAAAGGGATTAACCAAAGAAGCCTCAGAAGTTTTAGAAAAATCTGACATCGTATATCTGGAAGCTTACACGAGTCCTATTCCAAACAATGTTCAAAGAACTCTTAATGCGCAGGAAGCGTCAAGAACCTTTGTAGAAGATGGAAGAAAGATACTTGCGGAAGCCTCCAAATTGAACGTTGTACTGCTCTGCTATGGAGATCCTATGGTCGCTACAACTCACATGGAATTAAGAATCAGGGCTGAAAGACAAAATATCAAAACCAGAGTAATACACAATGCGTCTATATATTCAGCGATAGCAGGGGAAACAGGACTCCATTCCTATAAATTTGGCCGAACAATAACAATGACAAGAGCGGCTCCAGCAAAGAATCTTTATGTCTATCATTCCATTTACGCAAACCTCCTTAATGGGCTACACACCCTCATCCTATTGGAATACGACAAGAGTTCGAACTTTTTCTTTGAACCCAGCGTAGCCATTAAGAGCCTTCTGGAGACTGAAGACGAACAGAAGAAACTTGTAATACCGAAAGATTGTTACATGATAATATGCTCAAGAATAGGACAGAACGATCAAAGAATTCTTGCAAATACTGCAGAAAATCTCTCAAGAAAAATCTTCGGAAAACCTCCTCACGCCATAATAGTTACGGGAGAATTGCATTACACTGAAGAAGAAGCGCTCAAGGTTCTCTGCAAAAAATCGAAAAATCCAATTATAAACAATTCGGCAAGAGTCAGAATGCCAGCAGTGGAAATGGTAACTAAATATGTTGCAAAAACGAAGAAAGCCCTTCAGCATGCTAGGTTACAGGTTGAGCAAAAAGGAAGGAAATTTGATGATCTTTTCGAAAACGTAGAGCTATACACTCTTGATGCAGAGAGGTTCCTCAACGAGGGAAGGCATGATTTGGCAATTCTAAGCGTAGGTTATGCAGAGGGTCTTCTTGACGCTTTAAATTTCACAAATGACTTGAAAGTGGAATGGTAG
- a CDS encoding 30S ribosomal protein S15, giving the protein MARIHAHRHGKSHSTKPISKRKLDWVTMSSNELENTIVKMAKEGTGSSQIGQRLRDEHSVPLVKPVLGKTITEILLANKMKPSMPEDLERLVRRAQHLQSHLKIHKGDRKNVRSLELVEAKVHRLAKHYKSKGTIPQNWKYSAVVAQLA; this is encoded by the coding sequence ATGGCTAGAATACATGCTCATAGACACGGTAAGTCGCATTCGACTAAGCCTATATCAAAAAGAAAACTGGATTGGGTCACTATGAGCTCGAATGAGCTTGAGAACACGATTGTCAAAATGGCTAAAGAAGGAACTGGTTCGAGCCAGATAGGGCAGAGATTACGCGATGAACACAGTGTGCCTTTGGTAAAGCCCGTTCTTGGCAAGACAATTACTGAAATTCTACTGGCGAATAAGATGAAACCCTCCATGCCAGAGGATTTGGAAAGACTGGTTAGAAGAGCACAACATCTACAAAGCCATTTGAAGATTCACAAAGGTGACAGAAAGAATGTTAGATCGTTGGAACTTGTGGAAGCAAAGGTGCATAGATTGGCCAAACACTACAAGAGCAAAGGTACAATACCACAGAACTGGAAATACTCTGCTGTTGTTGCTCAACTTGCGTAG
- a CDS encoding TIGR00725 family protein gives MKRRQRILVIGYNGNHCPKEAYDLAYKVGREVAKRNGIVITGGLGGVMEAVCKGAKDAGGLSVGIVPQEDDSLANPYADIVIPTGIGYARDFINIYAADAVIVVGGGAGTLIEVSAAYLKSKPIFALAGSGGVADKFADTFIDDRKNVKVKLVRTPAKVVESAFASIRD, from the coding sequence CTGAAGAGAAGGCAGAGGATACTGGTCATAGGATACAACGGAAACCACTGCCCTAAAGAAGCGTACGATTTAGCGTACAAAGTAGGAAGGGAAGTTGCAAAACGAAATGGAATTGTCATCACTGGAGGTTTAGGAGGAGTTATGGAGGCTGTGTGCAAAGGCGCGAAAGATGCAGGAGGCCTGAGTGTAGGCATAGTCCCTCAGGAAGATGACTCATTGGCTAATCCATATGCAGACATCGTGATACCTACAGGTATCGGCTACGCAAGAGATTTTATCAATATCTATGCTGCCGATGCCGTCATAGTGGTTGGAGGAGGGGCTGGAACCTTAATCGAGGTTTCAGCAGCATACTTGAAATCGAAACCAATCTTCGCCCTTGCAGGAAGCGGAGGAGTGGCTGACAAGTTCGCTGATACATTCATCGATGACAGGAAGAACGTAAAGGTAAAGCTCGTACGAACTCCTGCTAAAGTTGTGGAGAGCGCTTTCGCCTCAATAAGAGACTAG